One stretch of Novosphingobium pentaromativorans US6-1 DNA includes these proteins:
- a CDS encoding MATE family efflux transporter, translating to MTTKISPHPTAPEPSTTRLLWTIALPAMLTNVATALFGLADMWAIGRLGDAPAQGAVELGAKYMMALLNVFNFLRTSTVALTAQSAGRGDRAEQAETLVRALAVSLGIGALLLATMHLVIPLGLDLLEASGQVREGARDYIAIRYWAGPIWLANCVLVGWLIGQRMVRHILVVEITANVVHIALDLLLVLVAEWGVAGVAAATLSSEALKFALLAAIVLRQPASREAWAAFTRRMTWRRHALLRLFALNRDLFARTLLLNAAILVFARSGAQQGAVTLAGNGILFQLFMLSTLLLDGFENASQVLCGEAIGASNRKHFTATVRNALLWGTVTGLVLSLAYLLGGPWLAARFSTDSAVIAETGTYVFWVALLPLLGVASFVLDGVFVGAGWTRAMLGTMAVAMAVYGVLIWLLHPLGNHGLWLAFTLFFVVRAIGQIIVLPRLTRRSFSCDGK from the coding sequence ATGACGACAAAAATTTCACCCCACCCCACTGCGCCCGAACCGAGTACGACGCGCCTGCTCTGGACCATTGCCCTGCCCGCGATGCTGACCAATGTCGCAACCGCGCTCTTCGGGCTCGCCGACATGTGGGCGATCGGGCGCCTGGGCGATGCCCCGGCGCAAGGCGCAGTCGAACTTGGCGCAAAGTACATGATGGCGTTGCTCAACGTCTTCAACTTCCTGCGCACCAGCACTGTCGCGCTGACCGCGCAGAGCGCCGGACGGGGCGACCGCGCCGAGCAAGCCGAAACGCTCGTGCGCGCGCTAGCCGTTTCACTGGGCATCGGAGCGCTGCTGCTGGCGACGATGCATCTGGTCATTCCACTGGGCCTCGATCTGCTCGAAGCCTCCGGCCAGGTCCGCGAAGGCGCCCGTGACTATATCGCGATACGCTACTGGGCCGGACCGATCTGGCTCGCCAACTGCGTGCTGGTGGGCTGGCTGATCGGACAACGCATGGTGCGGCATATCCTGGTCGTCGAGATCACCGCCAATGTCGTGCACATCGCGCTCGACCTGCTGCTCGTGCTTGTTGCAGAGTGGGGCGTAGCCGGTGTCGCGGCGGCCACGCTGAGTTCGGAAGCGCTCAAGTTCGCCCTCCTGGCAGCAATCGTGCTGCGCCAGCCCGCCTCGAGAGAGGCGTGGGCGGCATTCACTCGACGAATGACGTGGAGACGGCATGCGCTGCTGCGCCTCTTCGCGCTCAACCGCGACCTGTTCGCCCGCACCCTGCTGCTCAACGCGGCCATCCTCGTATTCGCGCGAAGCGGGGCCCAGCAAGGGGCTGTCACGCTGGCCGGCAATGGCATCCTGTTCCAGCTCTTCATGCTGTCCACCCTGCTGCTCGACGGTTTCGAGAATGCATCGCAGGTCCTGTGCGGCGAGGCCATCGGGGCAAGCAATCGCAAGCACTTCACCGCCACAGTGCGCAACGCCCTGCTCTGGGGCACTGTTACCGGGCTGGTTCTGAGCCTTGCCTACCTGCTGGGCGGCCCATGGCTGGCAGCCCGCTTCAGCACCGACAGCGCCGTCATCGCCGAAACCGGAACCTATGTCTTCTGGGTAGCGCTGCTGCCGCTACTGGGCGTCGCCTCGTTCGTCCTTGACGGTGTGTTCGTCGGCGCAGGATGGACGCGTGCGATGCTGGGAACGATGGCCGTGGCCATGGCGGTCTACGGCGTCCTGATCTGGCTGCTCCACCCATTGGGCAACCATGGCCTGTGGCTGGCCTTCACGCTGTTCTTCGTCGTTCGCGCGATCGGCCAGATTATCGTCCTGCCGCGCCTGACGCGCCGCAGTTTCAGCTGCGACGGTAAATAA
- a CDS encoding 1-phosphofructokinase family hexose kinase has protein sequence MKSIATLTMNPTIDVSYDVGQMRHTHKMRTDNEWYAPGGGGINVARVFARLGGNARCYYLSGGATGPALDGLIDRHQLVRTRIPIAGPTRIASAVFEHETGKEYRFVPQGPQIAESEWRSCLEQLGEAQCDYMVLSGSLPPGVPDDYYARISELLRPRGMEIVLDSSGKALAAGIEAGGLALLKPSLGELQSYIGRPLKTAEAIEEAAMGIVEAGKARLVAVTMGHDGAVLARKEGTVALPAVSIEAASAVGAGDSFVAGMIFALASGQSDTEAFRLGLAAGSAAVLRAGAGLAHPRDIERLLDQVAAI, from the coding sequence ATGAAAAGCATCGCCACGCTGACGATGAATCCCACCATCGACGTATCCTATGACGTCGGCCAGATGCGCCATACGCACAAGATGCGCACCGACAACGAGTGGTACGCGCCGGGTGGCGGCGGCATCAACGTGGCGCGGGTCTTCGCCAGGCTCGGCGGGAATGCGCGCTGCTACTACCTCTCCGGCGGCGCCACCGGCCCGGCTCTCGATGGCCTGATTGACCGCCACCAACTGGTGCGCACCCGAATTCCCATCGCCGGGCCAACGCGCATCGCCTCCGCCGTGTTCGAGCACGAGACGGGCAAGGAATACCGCTTCGTGCCCCAAGGCCCCCAGATCGCCGAAAGCGAATGGCGCTCCTGCCTCGAACAGCTGGGCGAAGCGCAGTGCGATTACATGGTGTTGAGCGGATCGCTCCCACCGGGCGTGCCTGACGACTATTACGCCAGGATCTCGGAGCTGCTGCGTCCGCGCGGCATGGAAATCGTTCTCGACAGTTCGGGCAAGGCCCTTGCCGCCGGGATCGAGGCGGGCGGCCTCGCCCTGCTCAAACCCAGCCTGGGCGAATTGCAGTCGTACATCGGCCGCCCACTTAAAACCGCGGAGGCCATCGAGGAAGCCGCCATGGGCATCGTCGAGGCGGGCAAGGCCCGTCTCGTCGCCGTTACGATGGGGCATGATGGAGCCGTGCTGGCCCGCAAGGAAGGAACCGTCGCGCTGCCGGCTGTATCTATCGAAGCTGCCAGTGCCGTTGGCGCCGGGGACAGCTTCGTCGCCGGAATGATCTTCGCCCTCGCGAGCGGGCAGAGCGACACCGAGGCCTTCCGCCTTGGCCTGGCCGCAGGATCGGCAGCCGTGCTGCGGGCCGGCGCGGGCCTTGCCCATCCCCGGGACATCGAACGCCTGCTGGATCAGGTCGCCGCCATCTGA
- a CDS encoding putative bifunctional diguanylate cyclase/phosphodiesterase has protein sequence MQSGEPAQEQAQSSLEHALQAASLAERRLREAIEVLPEGIVFLDAEGRYVLWNRQYAEIYSRSADLLEPGVKLEDTLRVGIERGDYPEAAGREEEWLAHRLSLMHKPGIRHEQRLSNGRCIMIEERKTGDGGTIGIRVDITDLKQKEETFRLLFERNPIATLVCDVNRGEIRSANEAACAFFGYETSEMAGMPIAALFPAATRAEAEAMLAADCPDTNECWQMLRRDGDAVEAVISTRLSQMEGYAATIVSIFDVTERRRIEQRMEHMARHDELTGLANRAHCREQLRDALNRARRGETVTIALVDLDHFKAVNDTYGHQFGDLLLTEAAMRMRELIPPDALLCRIGGDEFAVIFRRSSPTQTELVGRAIITTLSEPFYVKGNMIHIGATVGFASAPIDSSDPETLLRFADLALYAAKGDRRGSCRSFEAQMDHAAQEKNKLEKDFRKAVRNGELDVFYQPLVNLESGAIECYEALARWNHAERGSVSPEIFVPLAEEMGLIDQVGRFVLQTACTEAMRWPHDVKLSVNVSPLQFRNGNLLSTVINALSASGLPAERLELEITEAVLMEKGPRPAAIIRNLRAFGIGISLDDFGTGYSSLSYLLNYPFTKIKIDKSFVLSLHEETNSRAVIRAVIGLGRSLGLTVAAEGIEREIERDYLRSEGCVQGQGFLFGRAEPAYALAVTQQLDAA, from the coding sequence GTGCAAAGCGGCGAGCCTGCCCAGGAGCAGGCACAGTCTTCGCTGGAGCATGCGCTGCAGGCGGCTTCGCTTGCGGAACGACGGCTGCGTGAAGCGATCGAGGTCTTGCCGGAGGGGATCGTCTTCCTCGACGCGGAAGGCCGTTACGTCCTGTGGAACCGCCAGTACGCCGAGATCTATTCGCGCTCTGCGGATCTTCTCGAACCTGGGGTGAAGCTGGAGGACACCTTGCGCGTCGGCATCGAGCGCGGGGATTATCCCGAGGCTGCCGGGCGCGAGGAGGAATGGCTCGCGCATCGCCTTTCGCTGATGCACAAGCCCGGCATTCGTCACGAACAGCGTCTCTCCAACGGCCGCTGCATCATGATCGAGGAGCGCAAGACCGGCGATGGCGGGACCATCGGCATCCGCGTCGACATCACCGATCTCAAGCAGAAGGAAGAAACCTTCCGCCTGCTCTTCGAACGCAATCCCATCGCCACCCTGGTGTGCGACGTGAACCGGGGCGAGATCCGCTCTGCTAACGAAGCCGCCTGCGCCTTCTTCGGCTACGAAACCAGCGAAATGGCAGGAATGCCGATAGCCGCCCTGTTTCCGGCTGCCACGCGCGCCGAGGCCGAGGCCATGCTCGCTGCCGACTGCCCGGACACGAACGAGTGCTGGCAGATGCTGCGCCGCGACGGGGACGCCGTGGAAGCAGTCATTTCGACCCGCCTTTCGCAAATGGAAGGCTATGCTGCCACGATCGTCTCGATCTTCGACGTCACCGAGCGCCGCCGCATCGAACAGCGCATGGAGCACATGGCGCGTCACGACGAGTTGACCGGCCTGGCCAATCGCGCCCACTGCCGCGAGCAATTACGCGACGCCCTCAACCGCGCGCGCCGCGGCGAAACGGTAACGATCGCACTTGTCGATCTCGACCACTTCAAGGCCGTCAACGATACCTATGGCCACCAGTTCGGCGACCTGCTGCTGACCGAGGCAGCCATGCGCATGCGCGAGCTGATCCCGCCCGATGCCCTGCTGTGCCGCATCGGCGGTGACGAGTTCGCGGTTATCTTCCGCCGTTCCAGCCCGACGCAGACCGAGCTGGTCGGCCGCGCGATCATCACCACGTTGTCCGAACCCTTCTACGTGAAGGGAAACATGATCCATATCGGCGCCACTGTCGGCTTCGCCAGTGCCCCCATCGACAGCAGCGATCCTGAAACGCTGCTTCGCTTTGCCGATCTTGCGCTTTACGCCGCCAAGGGAGACAGGCGCGGGAGCTGCCGCAGCTTCGAAGCGCAGATGGACCATGCGGCGCAGGAAAAGAACAAGCTGGAGAAAGACTTCCGCAAAGCCGTGCGCAACGGGGAACTGGACGTCTTCTACCAGCCGCTGGTCAATCTCGAAAGCGGTGCGATCGAATGCTACGAAGCGCTGGCTCGCTGGAACCACGCCGAGCGCGGCAGCGTCTCTCCCGAGATCTTCGTTCCGCTGGCCGAGGAAATGGGCCTGATCGATCAGGTTGGGCGCTTCGTGCTGCAGACCGCCTGCACCGAGGCGATGCGATGGCCCCATGACGTCAAGCTCTCGGTCAACGTCTCGCCGCTGCAATTCCGCAACGGCAACCTGCTCAGCACGGTCATCAACGCCCTGTCGGCTTCCGGCCTGCCCGCCGAACGGCTCGAACTGGAAATCACCGAGGCAGTGCTGATGGAAAAAGGCCCGCGCCCGGCCGCCATCATCCGCAACTTGCGCGCCTTCGGCATCGGCATCTCGCTGGACGATTTCGGGACCGGCTATTCGTCGCTCAGCTACCTGCTCAATTATCCGTTCACCAAGATCAAGATCGACAAGTCCTTCGTGCTCAGCCTGCACGAAGAAACCAATTCGCGGGCAGTCATCCGCGCCGTGATCGGTCTTGGCCGCAGCCTCGGGTTGACGGTTGCCGCAGAAGGAATCGAGCGGGAAATCGAACGCGACTACTTGCGCAGCGAAGGCTGCGTGCAGGGACAGGGCTTTCTCTTCGGCCGGGCCGAACCGGCTTACGCCCTTGCGGTCACACAGCAACTTGACGCGGCCTGA
- a CDS encoding isocitrate lyase produces the protein MTYQQKIIEAGRTIGTEPNWTGIEPESVARMSLQNRFNTGLDIARYTARIMREDMAAYDADPANYTQSLGCWHGFIGQQKMISIKKHFGSTKRRYLYLSGWMVAALRSEFGPLPDQSMHEKTSVPALIEELYTFLKQADARELGMMFRELDKARDAGDEMEARRLEAAIDNYETHVVPIIADIDAGFGNAEATYLLAKKFIEAGACCIQIENQVSDEKQCGHQDGKVTVPHEDFIAKIRAVRYAFMELGVDDGVIVARTDSLGAGLTKQIAFVREAGDIGDQYNAFLDCEEVDAAKLGHGDVLISRDGKLMRPKRLASNLYQFRPGTGEDRCVLDCIQSLQNGADLLWIETEKPHIGQIGGMVSRIREVIPNAKLVYNNSPSFNWTLNFRQQVFDAWSAAGRDVSAYDRAKLMSVDYDGTDLAAEADERIRTFQKDAAREAGIFHHLITLPTYHTAALSTDNLAKEYFGEAGMLGYVKSVQRQEIRQGIACVKHQNMAGSDIGDDHKEYFAGEAALKAGGEHNTMNQFAA, from the coding sequence ATGACCTACCAGCAGAAGATCATCGAGGCGGGCCGCACCATCGGCACCGAACCCAACTGGACCGGGATCGAGCCCGAATCGGTTGCGCGCATGAGCCTGCAGAACCGCTTCAACACCGGCCTCGACATCGCCCGCTACACCGCGCGCATCATGCGCGAGGACATGGCCGCCTATGACGCAGATCCCGCGAACTACACCCAGTCGCTGGGCTGCTGGCACGGCTTCATCGGTCAGCAGAAGATGATTTCCATCAAGAAGCACTTCGGCTCGACCAAGCGCCGCTACCTCTATCTTTCGGGCTGGATGGTTGCCGCCCTGCGCAGCGAGTTCGGCCCGCTGCCCGACCAGTCGATGCACGAGAAGACTTCCGTCCCGGCCCTCATCGAGGAACTCTACACCTTCCTCAAGCAGGCCGACGCACGCGAACTGGGCATGATGTTCCGCGAACTCGACAAGGCCCGAGACGCCGGCGACGAAATGGAAGCCAGGCGCCTCGAAGCCGCGATCGACAACTACGAAACGCACGTCGTTCCGATCATCGCCGACATCGATGCCGGCTTCGGCAATGCTGAGGCCACGTACCTCCTCGCCAAGAAGTTCATCGAGGCGGGCGCCTGCTGCATCCAGATCGAAAACCAGGTCTCGGACGAAAAGCAGTGCGGCCACCAGGACGGCAAGGTCACGGTTCCGCACGAGGACTTCATCGCGAAGATCCGCGCGGTTCGCTACGCCTTCATGGAATTGGGCGTTGACGACGGCGTCATCGTTGCCCGCACCGACTCGCTCGGCGCCGGACTGACCAAGCAGATCGCCTTCGTTCGCGAAGCCGGCGATATCGGCGACCAGTACAACGCGTTCCTCGATTGCGAGGAAGTCGATGCCGCGAAGCTCGGCCACGGCGATGTCCTGATCAGCCGCGACGGCAAGTTGATGCGCCCCAAGCGCCTGGCGAGCAACCTCTATCAGTTCCGTCCCGGAACCGGCGAGGACCGCTGCGTGCTCGACTGCATCCAGTCGCTGCAGAACGGTGCCGACCTGCTCTGGATCGAGACCGAGAAGCCCCACATCGGCCAGATCGGCGGCATGGTCTCGCGCATCCGCGAAGTCATTCCGAATGCCAAGCTGGTCTACAACAATTCACCGAGCTTCAACTGGACGCTGAACTTCCGCCAGCAGGTCTTCGACGCCTGGAGCGCGGCAGGACGCGACGTCTCGGCCTATGACCGGGCGAAGCTGATGAGCGTCGACTACGACGGCACCGATCTGGCGGCAGAGGCCGACGAGCGCATCCGCACCTTCCAGAAGGACGCGGCGCGCGAGGCGGGCATCTTCCACCACCTGATCACCCTGCCGACGTACCACACCGCGGCCCTGTCGACCGACAACCTGGCCAAGGAATACTTCGGCGAGGCGGGCATGCTCGGTTACGTCAAGAGCGTGCAGCGCCAGGAAATCCGCCAGGGCATCGCCTGCGTCAAGCACCAGAACATGGCCGGCTCTGACATCGGCGACGACCACAAGGAATACTTCGCCGGTGAAGCGGCCCTCAAGGCCGGCGGCGAGCACAACACGATGAATCAGTTCGCCGCCTGA